Proteins from one Streptomyces sp. NBC_00390 genomic window:
- a CDS encoding amino acid permease, with amino-acid sequence MSTDQKPPQSTGVFRTKTVEQSIRDTEEPEHALRKSLSAWDLTVFGVGVIIGTGIFVLTGIAARNNAGPATALSFVAAGIVCALAALCYAEFASTVPVAGSAYTFSYASIGELPAWIIGWDLVLEFALGTAVVAVGWSGYVRHLMSTNLGWDMPVALSGPDEGGHFDLLAFLLVLVLTAILVVGTKLSARITAIVVAIKVTVVLMVIIAGLFFIKADNYSPFIPPAVPQPVGSGLHAPLVQVLFGFEPTNFGVMGIFTAASLVFFAFIGFDVVATAAEETRNPQRDMPRGILGSLLICTVLYVAVTLVVTGMQYYKEMSATAPLAEAFKSVDQPFFAGAISLGAAVGLITVSMILLLGQTRVFFAMSRDGLLPRFFSITHPKFRTPYRATVVLGVVIAIIAGFTSLEKLAELVNIGTLFAFVVVALGVIVLRRTRPDLHRAFRTPWVPVVPILSIAASLWLMLNLPTETWLRFGVWMLIGVVVYFLYGRSHSRLGKVGKDAIF; translated from the coding sequence GTGAGCACAGACCAAAAGCCCCCCCAGAGCACCGGGGTGTTCCGCACCAAGACTGTGGAGCAGTCCATCCGCGACACGGAGGAGCCCGAGCACGCGCTGAGGAAGTCCCTGTCCGCATGGGATCTGACGGTCTTCGGCGTCGGCGTCATCATCGGTACCGGCATCTTCGTGCTCACCGGCATCGCGGCGCGGAACAACGCCGGACCCGCCACCGCCCTCTCCTTCGTGGCCGCGGGCATCGTCTGTGCCCTCGCGGCGCTCTGCTACGCCGAGTTCGCGTCCACGGTGCCGGTGGCCGGCTCGGCGTACACCTTCTCCTACGCCTCGATCGGGGAACTGCCCGCCTGGATCATCGGCTGGGACCTGGTCCTCGAATTCGCTCTCGGCACCGCCGTGGTGGCGGTCGGCTGGTCCGGGTACGTGCGCCACCTCATGAGCACCAACCTGGGCTGGGACATGCCCGTCGCGCTGTCCGGGCCCGACGAGGGAGGACACTTCGACCTGCTGGCATTCCTGCTCGTCCTGGTGCTGACGGCCATCCTGGTCGTCGGAACGAAGCTCTCGGCCCGGATCACCGCGATCGTGGTCGCCATCAAGGTCACCGTCGTGCTGATGGTCATCATCGCGGGCCTGTTCTTCATCAAGGCCGACAACTACTCCCCGTTCATTCCCCCGGCCGTGCCGCAGCCCGTCGGCAGTGGCCTCCACGCGCCGCTGGTCCAGGTGCTCTTCGGATTCGAGCCCACCAACTTCGGCGTCATGGGCATCTTCACCGCGGCCTCTCTCGTCTTCTTCGCCTTCATCGGCTTCGACGTCGTGGCCACCGCCGCCGAAGAGACCCGGAACCCTCAGCGGGACATGCCGCGCGGCATCCTCGGCTCGCTGCTCATCTGCACGGTGCTCTACGTGGCCGTGACGCTGGTGGTCACCGGTATGCAGTACTACAAGGAGATGTCGGCGACCGCCCCGCTCGCCGAAGCCTTCAAGTCCGTGGACCAGCCCTTCTTCGCGGGTGCCATCAGCCTCGGCGCGGCCGTCGGCCTCATCACCGTCTCCATGATCCTTCTGCTCGGCCAGACCCGGGTGTTCTTCGCGATGAGCCGTGACGGACTGCTGCCGCGCTTCTTCTCCATCACCCACCCGAAGTTCCGCACCCCCTACCGGGCGACCGTTGTGCTCGGCGTGGTGATCGCCATCATCGCGGGCTTCACCAGCCTCGAGAAGCTCGCGGAACTGGTGAACATCGGAACGCTCTTCGCCTTCGTCGTCGTGGCGCTCGGCGTCATCGTCCTCCGCCGCACCCGCCCCGACCTGCACCGCGCCTTCCGTACCCCCTGGGTGCCGGTGGTCCCGATCCTGTCGATCGCGGCGTCGCTCTGGCTCATGCTCAACCTGCCGACCGAGACCTGGCTCCGGTTCGGTGTCTGGATGCTGATCGGCGTCGTCGTGTACTTCCTCTACGGGCGCTCCCACAGCCGACTGGGCAAGGTGGGCAAGGACGCCATTTTCTAA